Proteins encoded in a region of the Dreissena polymorpha isolate Duluth1 chromosome 6, UMN_Dpol_1.0, whole genome shotgun sequence genome:
- the LOC127835285 gene encoding uncharacterized protein LOC127835285: protein MLAILLVCSLAAVNAINTQDIRRYMDVSFAHYDHSPLDGLVEENEWDATIYREDLNNDTCVTLQEYLAVHTCPQAAALYHHYDHNSDSCLKVADMSQEFHLIDHSGDNVVSLHEWELYFQHLTQKLFGHLIHGPGSGR from the exons ATGTTGGCGATATTACTCGTGTGCTCGTTGGCGGCTGTTAATGC TATCAACACTCAGGATATCCGGAGGTACATGGATGTCAGCTTCGCACACTACGACCACAGTCCCCTGGATGGGCTGGTCGAAGAGAACGAGTGGGACGCGACTATCTACAGGGAGGACCTCAACA ACGACACTTGCGTGACGCTACAAGAGTACCTGGCCGTTCACACTTGCCCACAGGCCGCTGCTCTATACCATCACTACGACCACAACAGCGACTCGTGCCTCAAAGTGGCCGATATGTCCCAAGAGTTCCACCTCATCGATCATAGCG GTGACAACGTTGTATCGCTGCACGAGTGGGAGCTGTACTTCCAACATTTGACCCAGAAACTTTTCGGACATCTTATCCATGGTCCCGGGAGCGGAAGATAA